A part of Dasypus novemcinctus isolate mDasNov1 chromosome 7, mDasNov1.1.hap2, whole genome shotgun sequence genomic DNA contains:
- the SPHKAP gene encoding A-kinase anchor protein SPHKAP isoform X9 — MEHMQQKLVSVSPDLPKLINSMNVQQPKENEIVLLSGLTSGNLQADFEVSQCPWLPDICLVQCARGNRPNSTNCIIFEINKFLIGLELVQERQLHLEANIVKLEDDTNCSLSSIEEDFLTASEHLEEESEVEEYRKGYENINVSATGLESKKLKEASQEGWNYKEKLLYALEDKYISKFHTPLITTEGSLEKVTEETYLQSLDPSTKPSQWKGEAVGNERSATNHHYLENVKGQVENSQALCTPSNACFTRIVKKDEHSVCGTITEHGSNLDPGDLENGKSLPPIQDGEASAGHYAMNLAESVLQDAFIRLSQSQPALPQESADSVSVGSGLLPSGCSSEDTLVARSWNELPKIVIVQSPDGGDAAPEPGVCSWPESEVSAETPAVFSGENSRRHPQSALEVALTCAATVIGTISSPQATERFKMEQESLVSNSQLGGHEALHTQAPQVLKEPPISEYSFPSALCGMTQVASAVAVCGLGETEEAKCSVTSSDPQSAAKTSAAIPPLGSLAMGRSMEMGNEAIAEALLKEAGLILTRPTTYSSVGDLVDSVSGRIMETASRPQTLGSENILTNELAQNLSNVILKHSINEVHQKNKIIDPKDRTHSPDTLDILMESANQLLFNVMWFTYKKIQLGECPPVLSNETIRWRDAETGSPLPDQAASQAWPKATECSSSHPVSSPHSTSLIIKDLSGDVHPKRDNKSGERPCLFKNPTPQSELSCSHSACSSLTTKASPKEMYLKGTMGENAKISQQLPSLKENECRTSSEGERALTLSKCSSQEAEDSLNPNTPDKHNYDTPLSNGVQANLSLLGNDLLLPAQSTPHAKSSDIYCITDFAEELAETVVSMATEIAAICLDNSNGKQPWFCAWKRGNEFLVTPNLTCRTLKRKKESQSNGAAVRKHKPPRLSEIKRKTDEHPELKEKLMNRVVDESMNLEDIPDSVNVFANEVAAKIMNLTEFSTVDGIWQAQSYPRNRLLSDRWNRLKASSCESIPEEDSEARAYVSSLGLTSTLSQPVSRASSVSKQSSCESITEEFSRFMVNQMENEGRGFELLLDYYAGKNASSILTSAMQQACRKNDHLGVRPSCPSKQSSTESITEEFYRYMLRDIEREGKDSPSSRSRSQDWTANLLSPLRSPLCYRQSSMPDSRALCARLTVNAPVKANSLDGFSQNSQQDFLSVQPVSSASSSGLCKSDSCLYWRGGTDQITNMLIHETWANSIEALMRQNKIIVDDAEPADAKPASGGTPLQVEKCANSLAGSRGESGPALLVHEPTDYPRKGSLAESKHFPAASPSKAAPLTNCNSLDSKKELPACNKAASQSHTRQMLCSREVPLIQIETDQREECVGEPDHFLSQSSSSEGAEHANEEKVPDMARSGDKAVTSENHSDSPDARDVPEAEVSTEARAPDEFPSSPSSSEESSGSWSQLANEEENPDDTSSFLQLSERSMSNGNSSATSSLGIMDLDIYQESMPSSPMIHELVEEKEILKGQSENIEEHISGLPVEKVSGQRNLLVINFDLEPERPDAELRATLQWIAASELGIPTIYFKKSQENRIEKFLDVVRLVHQKSWKVGDIFHAVVQYCKMHEERKDRTPSLFDWLLELG; from the exons ATGGAGCACATGCAGCAG AAATTGGTCAGTGTTTCACCAGATCTTCCAAAACTTATCAACTCCATGAATGTCCAACagccaaaagaaaatgaaattgtccTCCTAAGTGGACTTACATCTGGAAATCTCCAGGCAGATTTTGAAGTTTCACAG TGTCCTTGGTTGCCAGATATCTGCTTGGTCCAGTGTGCAAGAGGGAACAGACCAAATAGTACCAATTGCATCATCTTTGAAATCAACAAATTTTTGATTGGTCTGGAACTGGTGCAGGAGCGGCAGCTCCACCTGGAAGCCAACATCGTGAAACTGGAGGATGACACAAACTGCTCCTTGTCCTCAATTGAGGAAGACTTTCTCACTGCATCTGAGCACTTGGAGGAGGAAAGTGAGGTGGAAGAGTATAGGAAAG gttatgaaaatataaatgtctCGGCCACTGGTTTGGAAAGTAAAAAGCTGAAGGAAGCCAGCCAAGAGGGATGGAATTACAAGGAAAAGTTGCTTTATGCTTTGGAAGACAAATACATTAGCAAATTTCATACACCACTGATTACAACAGAAGGCTCTCTGGAAAAGGTAACAGAAGAAACATACTTGCAGAGTCTAGATCCCTCAACCAAGCCATCACAGTGGAAGGGTGAAGCTGTGGGGAATGAGAGATCAGCCACAAATCACCATTATTTAGAAAATGTTAAGGGTCAAGTGGAAAACTCACAGGCACTCTGTACTCCAAGCAATGCTTGTTTCACCAGGATAGTTAAGAAAGATGAGCATTCTGTGTGTGGTACCATCACTGAGCATGGCAGCAACTTAGACCCAGGGGACCTTGAAAATGGAAAATCTCTTCCTCCCATACAAGATGGAGAAGCTAGTGCTGGCCACTATGCCATGAACTTGGCAGAATCTGTGCTGCAGGATGCATTTATCAGATTATCTCAGTCTCAGCCTGCACTACCCCAAGAATCTGCTGACAGTGTCTCTGTAGGAAGTGGTCTGCTTCCTAGTGGGTGTTCCTCAGAAGACACCCTGGTTGCTCGATCATGGAATGAGCTCCCCAAAATCGTCATTGTTCAGAGTCCAGATGGTGGCGATGCTGCCCCTGAGCCAGGCGTCTGTTCATGGCCTGAGTCAGAAGTCTCTGCTGAAACCCCAGCCGTCTTCAGTGGAGAGAACTCCAGAAGACACCCCCAGAGTGCTCTAGAAGTAGCACTAacttgtgcagccactgtgaTTGGAACCATTTCCAGCCCCCAAGCCACAGAAAGATTCAAAATGGAGCAAGAATCCCTGGTCTCAAACAGCCAACTGGGAGGGCATGAAGCACTGCACACTCAAGCACCCCAAGTACTCAAAGAACCTCCTATCAGTGAATACTCATTTCCATCCGCTTTATGTGGCATGACTCAGGTAGCAAGTGCCGTGGCTGTCTGTGGCCTGGGTGAAACAGAAGAGGCAAAGTGCTCTGTGACTTCAAGTGACCCTCAGTCTGCAGCCAAGACCTCTGCAGCCATCCCCCCACTGGGTAGTTTAGCAATGGGGAGGAGCATGGAGATGGGGAATGAAGCCATTGCAGAGGCATTGCTCAAGGAGGCTGGGCTGATTTTAACAAGACCCACCACCTACAGCAGCGTGGGAGACCTGGTGGATTCAGTGAGTGGGAGAATCATGGAAACTGCTTCAAGGCCTCAGACCCTAGGCTCAGAAAATATCCTCACGAATGAACTGGCACAGAATCTGTCCAATGTTATCCTGAAGCATTCCATTAATGAAGTtcaccagaaaaataaaataattgacccCAAGGATAGAACGCACTCCCCTGACACTTTGGACATCTTGATGGAAAGTGCAAACCAACTACTCTTCAATGTGATGTGGTTCACATACAAGAAGATTCAGCTCGGTGAATGTCCCCCTGTCCTTTCTAACGAGACCATCAGATGGAGGGATGCAGAAACAGGCAGTCCACTACCTGATCAGGCTGCTAGTCAAGCATGGCCAAAAGCCACTGAATGCTCCAGTAGCCATCCAGTTAGCAGTCCACACAGCACTAGTCTCATCATTAAAGATCTTTCAGGGGATGTGCATCCAAAGCGAGATAACAAGAGTGGAGAGAGGCCATGTCTCTTCAAGAACCCCACACCGCAATCTGAATTGTCATGTAGCCACAGTGCATGCTCTTCCTTGACTACCAAAGCATCTCCTAAGGAAATGTATCTTAAAGGAACTATGGGAGAGAATGCAAAGATCTCCCAGCAGCTGCCCAGTCTCAAAGAGAATGAGTGTAGAACCTCTTCAGAGGGAGAAAGGGCCCTCACGCTCAGTAAATGCAGTTCCCAGGAGGCTGAAGACAGCCTCAATCCAAACACCCCAGACAAACACAATTATGACACACCTCTGAGCAACGGGGTTCAAGCTAACCTGTCTTTGTTGGGGAAtgacttgcttcttcctgctcAGTCCACACCACACGCCAAAAGCTCAGACATATACTGCATTACGGACTTTGCCGAAGAATTAGCAGAGACAGTTGTCTCCATGGCAACCGAGATCGCAGCCATTTGCCTTGACAACTCAAATGGAAAACAACCCTGGTTTTGTGCGTGGAAAAGAGGGAATGAGTTTCTGGTTACCCCGAACTTAACTTGCCGAACcttgaagagaaagaaagaaagccagagcAACGGGGCCGCCGTCAGAAAACACAAGCCCCCACGGCTCAGTGAGATCAAGAGGAAAACGGATGAGCACCCCGAGCTGAAGGAGAAGCTGATGAACCGGGTTGTGGATGAGTCTATGAACCTCGAGGACATCCCAGATTCTGTCAACGTTTTTGCAAACGAAGTGGCAGCCAAGATAATGAACTTGACGGAATTCTCCACGGTGGATGGCATCTGGCAAGCCCAGAGCTATCCCCGGAACCGGTTGCTCAGTGACAGGTGGAATCGGCTGAAGGCTTCCAGCTGTGAGAGCATTCCAGAGGAGGACTCGGAAGCCAGGGCCTATGTAAGCAGCCTGGGGTTGACGAGCACCTTGAGCCAGCCTGTTAGCAGGGCCAGCTCTGTCTCCAAACAGTCAAGCTGTGAGAGCATCACTGAGGAGTTTTCCAGGTTCATGGTGAACCAGATGGAAAATGAAGGGAGAGGATTTGAGTTACTGCTGGATTATTATGCAGGCAAGAACGCCAGCAGCATTTTGACCTCAGCCATGCAACAGGCGTGCCGGAAAAATGACCACCTCGGTGTGAGACCGAGCTGTCCCTCTAAGCAGTCCAGCACGGAGAGTATAACTGAGGAGTTCTACAGGTACATGCTGAGGGACATTGAAAGAGAAGGCAAAGACAGCCCCTCGTCCAGGAGCCGCAGCCAGGATTGGACTGCCAACTTACTTTCTCCTTTGCGATCCCCACTCTGCTACCGACAGTCGTCCATGCCGGACAGCCGGGCCCTGTGCGCCAGGTTAACAGTGAATGCACCTGTCAAAGCCAACTCCTTAGATGGCTTTTCTCAGAACAGCCAGCAAGATTTCCTAAGCGTCCAGCCAGTCAGTAGTGCTTCCTCTTCGGGTCTCTGCAAATCTGACTCCTGCCTGTATTGGCGGGGTGggacagaccagatcacaaacatgtTAATCCACGAAACCTGGGCAAACTCAATCGAGGCCCTCATGCGACAGAACAAAATTATAGTGGATGACGCCGAGCCGGCTGACGCCAAGCCTGCGTCTGGTGGCACTCCCCTGCAAGTGGAGAAGTGTGCAAACAGTTTAGCTGGGAGCAGAGGGGAAAGTGGGCCAGCTCTGCTTGTTCACGAGCCCACTGATTACCCCAGGAAAGGCTCTCTTGCTGAAAGCAAACACTTCCCAGCGGCATCTCCAAGCAAAGCTGCTCCTCTCACAAACTGCAACAGTTTAGATTCTAAAAAGGAGCTTCCTGCATGCAATAAAGCTGCCTCTCAAAGCCACACCAGGCAAATGCTTTGCTCAAGGGAAGTGCCTTTAATTCAGATTGAAACAGATCAAAGAGAAGAGTGTGTTGGAGAACCTGACCATTTCCTTTCCCAAAGTAGCTCCTCTGAGGGAGCAGAACATGCTAATGAGGAAAAAGTCCCAGATATGGCGAGGAGTGGAGACAAAGCAGTGACCTCTGAAAACCATAG TGATAGCCCTGATGCCAGAGATGTACCAGAGGCTGAAGTCTCCACTGAAGCCAGAGCCCCTGACGAGTTCCCCAGCTCTCCCAGCAGCAGTGAGGAGAGCTCAGGCAGTTGGTCCCAGCTCGCCAACGAGGAGGAGAACCCAGATGACACAAGTAGCTTCCTGCAGCTCAGTGAGCGATCCATGAG CAATGGCAACAGTAGTGCCACTAGCAGTCTTGGCATTATGGACCTGGACATTTATCAGGAAAGCATGCCATCTTCTCCCATGATTCA TGAATTAGTAGAAGAAAAGGAGATCCTTAAAGGACAGTCAGAAAACATAGAGG AACACATCTCTGGACTGCCAGTGGAGAAGGTCAGTGGCCAGAGGAACCTGCTAGTGATCAACTTTGACCTGGAGCCAGAGCGTCCTGATGCTGAGCTTCGAGCCACTCTGCAATGGATAGCTGCCTCTGAACTTGGGATCCCCACCATCTATTTTAAGAAGTCTCAGGAAAACAGGATTGAAAAG
- the SPHKAP gene encoding A-kinase anchor protein SPHKAP isoform X10 codes for MEHMQQKLVSVSPDLPKLINSMNVQQPKENEIVLLSGLTSGNLQADFEVSQCPWLPDICLVQCARGNRPNSTNCIIFEINKFLIGLELVQERQLHLEANIVKLEDDTNCSLSSIEEDFLTASEHLEEESEVEEYRKGYENINVSATGLESKKLKEASQEGWNYKEKLLYALEDKYISKFHTPLITTEGSLEKVTEETYLQSLDPSTKPSQWKGEAVGNERSATNHHYLENVKGQVENSQALCTPSNACFTRIVKKDEHSVCGTITEHGSNLDPGDLENGKSLPPIQDGEASAGHYAMNLAESVLQDAFIRLSQSQPALPQESADSVSVGSGLLPSGCSSEDTLVARSWNELPKIVIVQSPDGGDAAPEPGVCSWPESEVSAETPAVFSGENSRRHPQSALEVALTCAATVIGTISSPQATERFKMEQESLVSNSQLGGHEALHTQAPQVLKEPPISEYSFPSALCGMTQVASAVAVCGLGETEEAKCSVTSSDPQSAAKTSAAIPPLGSLAMGRSMEMGNEAIAEALLKEAGLILTRPTTYSSVGDLVDSVSGRIMETASRPQTLGSENILTNELAQNLSNVILKHSINEVHQKNKIIDPKDRTHSPDTLDILMESANQLLFNVMWFTYKKIQLGECPPVLSNETIRWRDAETGSPLPDQAASQAWPKATECSSSHPVSSPHSTSLIIKDLSGDVHPKRDNKSGERPCLFKNPTPQSELSCSHSACSSLTTKASPKEMYLKGTMGENAKISQQLPSLKENECRTSSEGERALTLSKCSSQEAEDSLNPNTPDKHNYDTPLSNGVQANLSLLGNDLLLPAQSTPHAKSSDIYCITDFAEELAETVVSMATEIAAICLDNSNGKQPWFCAWKRGNEFLVTPNLTCRTLKRKKESQSNGAAVRKHKPPRLSEIKRKTDEHPELKEKLMNRVVDESMNLEDIPDSVNVFANEVAAKIMNLTEFSTVDGIWQAQSYPRNRLLSDRWNRLKASSCESIPEEDSEARAYVSSLGLTSTLSQPVSRASSVSKQSSCESITEEFSRFMVNQMENEGRGFELLLDYYAGKNASSILTSAMQQACRKNDHLGVRPSCPSKQSSTESITEEFYRYMLRDIEREGKDSPSSRSRSQDWTANLLSPLRSPLCYRQSSMPDSRALCARLTVNAPVKANSLDGFSQNSQQDFLSVQPVSSASSSGLCKSDSCLYWRGGTDQITNMLIHETWANSIEALMRQNKIIVDDAEPADAKPASGGTPLQVEKCANSLAGSRGESGPALLVHEPTDYPRKGSLAESKHFPAASPSKAAPLTNCNSLDSKKELPACNKAASQSHTRQMLCSREVPLIQIETDQREECVGEPDHFLSQSSSSEGAEHANEEKVPDMARSGDKAVTSENHSDSPDARDVPEAEVSTEARAPDEFPSSPSSSEESSGSWSQLANEEENPDDTSSFLQLSERSMRCNTGWVYMSELVEEKEILKGQSENIEEHISGLPVEKVSGQRNLLVINFDLEPERPDAELRATLQWIAASELGIPTIYFKKSQENRIEKFLDVVRLVHQKSWKVGDIFHAVVQYCKMHEERKDRTPSLFDWLLELG; via the exons ATGGAGCACATGCAGCAG AAATTGGTCAGTGTTTCACCAGATCTTCCAAAACTTATCAACTCCATGAATGTCCAACagccaaaagaaaatgaaattgtccTCCTAAGTGGACTTACATCTGGAAATCTCCAGGCAGATTTTGAAGTTTCACAG TGTCCTTGGTTGCCAGATATCTGCTTGGTCCAGTGTGCAAGAGGGAACAGACCAAATAGTACCAATTGCATCATCTTTGAAATCAACAAATTTTTGATTGGTCTGGAACTGGTGCAGGAGCGGCAGCTCCACCTGGAAGCCAACATCGTGAAACTGGAGGATGACACAAACTGCTCCTTGTCCTCAATTGAGGAAGACTTTCTCACTGCATCTGAGCACTTGGAGGAGGAAAGTGAGGTGGAAGAGTATAGGAAAG gttatgaaaatataaatgtctCGGCCACTGGTTTGGAAAGTAAAAAGCTGAAGGAAGCCAGCCAAGAGGGATGGAATTACAAGGAAAAGTTGCTTTATGCTTTGGAAGACAAATACATTAGCAAATTTCATACACCACTGATTACAACAGAAGGCTCTCTGGAAAAGGTAACAGAAGAAACATACTTGCAGAGTCTAGATCCCTCAACCAAGCCATCACAGTGGAAGGGTGAAGCTGTGGGGAATGAGAGATCAGCCACAAATCACCATTATTTAGAAAATGTTAAGGGTCAAGTGGAAAACTCACAGGCACTCTGTACTCCAAGCAATGCTTGTTTCACCAGGATAGTTAAGAAAGATGAGCATTCTGTGTGTGGTACCATCACTGAGCATGGCAGCAACTTAGACCCAGGGGACCTTGAAAATGGAAAATCTCTTCCTCCCATACAAGATGGAGAAGCTAGTGCTGGCCACTATGCCATGAACTTGGCAGAATCTGTGCTGCAGGATGCATTTATCAGATTATCTCAGTCTCAGCCTGCACTACCCCAAGAATCTGCTGACAGTGTCTCTGTAGGAAGTGGTCTGCTTCCTAGTGGGTGTTCCTCAGAAGACACCCTGGTTGCTCGATCATGGAATGAGCTCCCCAAAATCGTCATTGTTCAGAGTCCAGATGGTGGCGATGCTGCCCCTGAGCCAGGCGTCTGTTCATGGCCTGAGTCAGAAGTCTCTGCTGAAACCCCAGCCGTCTTCAGTGGAGAGAACTCCAGAAGACACCCCCAGAGTGCTCTAGAAGTAGCACTAacttgtgcagccactgtgaTTGGAACCATTTCCAGCCCCCAAGCCACAGAAAGATTCAAAATGGAGCAAGAATCCCTGGTCTCAAACAGCCAACTGGGAGGGCATGAAGCACTGCACACTCAAGCACCCCAAGTACTCAAAGAACCTCCTATCAGTGAATACTCATTTCCATCCGCTTTATGTGGCATGACTCAGGTAGCAAGTGCCGTGGCTGTCTGTGGCCTGGGTGAAACAGAAGAGGCAAAGTGCTCTGTGACTTCAAGTGACCCTCAGTCTGCAGCCAAGACCTCTGCAGCCATCCCCCCACTGGGTAGTTTAGCAATGGGGAGGAGCATGGAGATGGGGAATGAAGCCATTGCAGAGGCATTGCTCAAGGAGGCTGGGCTGATTTTAACAAGACCCACCACCTACAGCAGCGTGGGAGACCTGGTGGATTCAGTGAGTGGGAGAATCATGGAAACTGCTTCAAGGCCTCAGACCCTAGGCTCAGAAAATATCCTCACGAATGAACTGGCACAGAATCTGTCCAATGTTATCCTGAAGCATTCCATTAATGAAGTtcaccagaaaaataaaataattgacccCAAGGATAGAACGCACTCCCCTGACACTTTGGACATCTTGATGGAAAGTGCAAACCAACTACTCTTCAATGTGATGTGGTTCACATACAAGAAGATTCAGCTCGGTGAATGTCCCCCTGTCCTTTCTAACGAGACCATCAGATGGAGGGATGCAGAAACAGGCAGTCCACTACCTGATCAGGCTGCTAGTCAAGCATGGCCAAAAGCCACTGAATGCTCCAGTAGCCATCCAGTTAGCAGTCCACACAGCACTAGTCTCATCATTAAAGATCTTTCAGGGGATGTGCATCCAAAGCGAGATAACAAGAGTGGAGAGAGGCCATGTCTCTTCAAGAACCCCACACCGCAATCTGAATTGTCATGTAGCCACAGTGCATGCTCTTCCTTGACTACCAAAGCATCTCCTAAGGAAATGTATCTTAAAGGAACTATGGGAGAGAATGCAAAGATCTCCCAGCAGCTGCCCAGTCTCAAAGAGAATGAGTGTAGAACCTCTTCAGAGGGAGAAAGGGCCCTCACGCTCAGTAAATGCAGTTCCCAGGAGGCTGAAGACAGCCTCAATCCAAACACCCCAGACAAACACAATTATGACACACCTCTGAGCAACGGGGTTCAAGCTAACCTGTCTTTGTTGGGGAAtgacttgcttcttcctgctcAGTCCACACCACACGCCAAAAGCTCAGACATATACTGCATTACGGACTTTGCCGAAGAATTAGCAGAGACAGTTGTCTCCATGGCAACCGAGATCGCAGCCATTTGCCTTGACAACTCAAATGGAAAACAACCCTGGTTTTGTGCGTGGAAAAGAGGGAATGAGTTTCTGGTTACCCCGAACTTAACTTGCCGAACcttgaagagaaagaaagaaagccagagcAACGGGGCCGCCGTCAGAAAACACAAGCCCCCACGGCTCAGTGAGATCAAGAGGAAAACGGATGAGCACCCCGAGCTGAAGGAGAAGCTGATGAACCGGGTTGTGGATGAGTCTATGAACCTCGAGGACATCCCAGATTCTGTCAACGTTTTTGCAAACGAAGTGGCAGCCAAGATAATGAACTTGACGGAATTCTCCACGGTGGATGGCATCTGGCAAGCCCAGAGCTATCCCCGGAACCGGTTGCTCAGTGACAGGTGGAATCGGCTGAAGGCTTCCAGCTGTGAGAGCATTCCAGAGGAGGACTCGGAAGCCAGGGCCTATGTAAGCAGCCTGGGGTTGACGAGCACCTTGAGCCAGCCTGTTAGCAGGGCCAGCTCTGTCTCCAAACAGTCAAGCTGTGAGAGCATCACTGAGGAGTTTTCCAGGTTCATGGTGAACCAGATGGAAAATGAAGGGAGAGGATTTGAGTTACTGCTGGATTATTATGCAGGCAAGAACGCCAGCAGCATTTTGACCTCAGCCATGCAACAGGCGTGCCGGAAAAATGACCACCTCGGTGTGAGACCGAGCTGTCCCTCTAAGCAGTCCAGCACGGAGAGTATAACTGAGGAGTTCTACAGGTACATGCTGAGGGACATTGAAAGAGAAGGCAAAGACAGCCCCTCGTCCAGGAGCCGCAGCCAGGATTGGACTGCCAACTTACTTTCTCCTTTGCGATCCCCACTCTGCTACCGACAGTCGTCCATGCCGGACAGCCGGGCCCTGTGCGCCAGGTTAACAGTGAATGCACCTGTCAAAGCCAACTCCTTAGATGGCTTTTCTCAGAACAGCCAGCAAGATTTCCTAAGCGTCCAGCCAGTCAGTAGTGCTTCCTCTTCGGGTCTCTGCAAATCTGACTCCTGCCTGTATTGGCGGGGTGggacagaccagatcacaaacatgtTAATCCACGAAACCTGGGCAAACTCAATCGAGGCCCTCATGCGACAGAACAAAATTATAGTGGATGACGCCGAGCCGGCTGACGCCAAGCCTGCGTCTGGTGGCACTCCCCTGCAAGTGGAGAAGTGTGCAAACAGTTTAGCTGGGAGCAGAGGGGAAAGTGGGCCAGCTCTGCTTGTTCACGAGCCCACTGATTACCCCAGGAAAGGCTCTCTTGCTGAAAGCAAACACTTCCCAGCGGCATCTCCAAGCAAAGCTGCTCCTCTCACAAACTGCAACAGTTTAGATTCTAAAAAGGAGCTTCCTGCATGCAATAAAGCTGCCTCTCAAAGCCACACCAGGCAAATGCTTTGCTCAAGGGAAGTGCCTTTAATTCAGATTGAAACAGATCAAAGAGAAGAGTGTGTTGGAGAACCTGACCATTTCCTTTCCCAAAGTAGCTCCTCTGAGGGAGCAGAACATGCTAATGAGGAAAAAGTCCCAGATATGGCGAGGAGTGGAGACAAAGCAGTGACCTCTGAAAACCATAG TGATAGCCCTGATGCCAGAGATGTACCAGAGGCTGAAGTCTCCACTGAAGCCAGAGCCCCTGACGAGTTCCCCAGCTCTCCCAGCAGCAGTGAGGAGAGCTCAGGCAGTTGGTCCCAGCTCGCCAACGAGGAGGAGAACCCAGATGACACAAGTAGCTTCCTGCAGCTCAGTGAGCGATCCATGAG ATGCAACACAGGCTGGGTTTACATGAG TGAATTAGTAGAAGAAAAGGAGATCCTTAAAGGACAGTCAGAAAACATAGAGG AACACATCTCTGGACTGCCAGTGGAGAAGGTCAGTGGCCAGAGGAACCTGCTAGTGATCAACTTTGACCTGGAGCCAGAGCGTCCTGATGCTGAGCTTCGAGCCACTCTGCAATGGATAGCTGCCTCTGAACTTGGGATCCCCACCATCTATTTTAAGAAGTCTCAGGAAAACAGGATTGAAAAG